From Staphylothermus hellenicus DSM 12710, a single genomic window includes:
- a CDS encoding Na(+)/H(+) antiporter subunit B: MIPSIPLCYILLALFMTYALILTYMTLKAKNLVKATIYSAGQAVAYTLALTLLAAPDLVLAYVAVGVGMYTALFLFIISRTEDTEYESLSEALEKSGGR; the protein is encoded by the coding sequence ATGATACCGAGCATTCCACTATGCTATATTTTATTAGCATTATTCATGACCTATGCATTAATACTCACATATATGACTCTGAAAGCTAAGAATCTAGTAAAAGCAACTATTTACTCTGCTGGCCAAGCAGTTGCATATACATTGGCTCTCACATTATTAGCTGCACCCGACCTCGTATTAGCCTATGTAGCTGTTGGTGTAGGTATGTATACTGCTTTATTCCTCTTCATAATTTCACGCACAGAGGATACAGAATATGAGTCCTTGAGCGAAGCATTAGAGAAGAGTGGTGGTAGGTAA
- the mnhG gene encoding monovalent cation/H(+) antiporter subunit G yields MDVGVILEAIAYYAGMALILVGGVLDIIASIGMNRFKNFYLRLHAATIGAIGGGFYPLIGLGLVALTFDWLGSMKYYISGIAFTTAFFLVLTAPVGSHALAQGAHKSRIVMPEPIIADKLLEDEEKGAGKQ; encoded by the coding sequence ATGGATGTAGGCGTGATATTGGAAGCTATAGCTTACTATGCTGGTATGGCTCTAATACTGGTTGGAGGAGTACTTGACATTATAGCTTCTATAGGTATGAATAGGTTTAAGAACTTCTATCTTAGACTACATGCTGCAACAATTGGAGCTATTGGTGGAGGATTTTATCCATTAATAGGTTTGGGATTAGTAGCATTGACTTTTGACTGGTTAGGAAGCATGAAATATTATATTTCGGGAATAGCTTTTACTACGGCGTTTTTCCTAGTTTTAACTGCTCCTGTTGGGAGCCATGCACTTGCTCAAGGCGCTCATAAGTCAAGGATTGTTATGCCTGAACCCATAATTGCTGATAAGCTTTTAGAAGATGAGGAGAAGGGGGCTGGTAAGCAATGA
- a CDS encoding monovalent cation/H+ antiporter complex subunit F, with product MSLLPPQETTLYLLSFATGLFVLASIFYFTRVVKGPSLPDIVLAVDTLSYDLAVFMVLFSLLCNSPLLAVGALPLVLWAYLLDMYVSKYLVKRELGD from the coding sequence ATGTCTCTGCTACCGCCCCAAGAAACAACATTGTATCTCTTATCCTTTGCTACTGGATTATTCGTTTTAGCATCAATATTTTATTTTACACGAGTAGTTAAAGGGCCGTCGCTGCCGGATATAGTATTGGCTGTTGATACTTTATCCTATGATCTAGCTGTTTTCATGGTATTGTTTAGCTTACTATGTAATTCGCCGCTACTAGCAGTTGGAGCATTACCCTTGGTATTATGGGCTTATCTCCTAGACATGTATGTTTCAAAGTACCTGGTCAAAAGAGAGCTGGGTGATTAG
- a CDS encoding NuoI/complex I 23 kDa subunit family protein, which produces MVLKAVLLGFKYLFKKPYTRMYPYKEEAYVTSKTRARHILYMDRCIGCRACQLACPADAIKMYHVEGDYPKNRKKIFPGIDYSRCTYCGLCVEACPVNALAMTNYTMEHLITEDKATTLYTPEMLAKPPEGKYVITLSKDTWKPPLTPPPKKKK; this is translated from the coding sequence ATGGTGTTAAAAGCTGTACTCTTAGGTTTTAAGTACTTGTTTAAGAAGCCATATACACGTATGTATCCCTATAAGGAAGAAGCCTATGTCACGTCTAAGACTAGAGCCAGACATATACTCTATATGGATAGATGTATAGGTTGCCGTGCATGCCAACTAGCGTGTCCAGCTGATGCTATTAAAATGTACCATGTTGAAGGAGATTATCCTAAGAATAGAAAGAAGATTTTTCCAGGAATAGATTATAGTAGATGCACATATTGTGGCTTATGTGTTGAGGCATGCCCTGTGAACGCGTTAGCGATGACTAATTATACCATGGAACATTTGATAACAGAGGATAAAGCAACAACATTGTATACACCGGAAATGCTGGCTAAACCTCCCGAAGGAAAATACGTTATTACATTAAGCAAAGATACTTGGAAACCTCCCCTAACTCCTCCACCAAAGAAGAAGAAGTAG
- a CDS encoding NADH-quinone oxidoreductase subunit D, translating into MSKARVLTVFLGPQHPGAPGNVGFKLLLDGERVLDIDLIPGFLHRGFEKMMEYRRWDMDLVLSARVCVEDPDHVELTYTHAMEQIFGIEPPEKAKYVRVIVAEFSRLANHLLWMMHFAGPIAARYATSWAIAAREEILKWFDYVAGHRVYHHYIFPGGIRWNIPSDFKEKTLKVLKVIKPLIDDLRDGFFYHPIFEKRARDMGRLKPGDAIRLGATGPTLRGSGVKFDLRKALKYDAYGEIDFEIPTGEYGDSYDRALVRLREMYISMEIIRQAVEKMPTEGPYRYRLPAAIPTGEGIGRVESARGEFLAHILQRPPGAHRYSKPLNPYRIKFRGPTMAHLTTVLKHIVHNEEITVADLPVLIGSFDPCAPDIDR; encoded by the coding sequence ATGAGTAAGGCTAGGGTTTTAACGGTATTTCTTGGCCCTCAACACCCTGGTGCCCCAGGTAATGTTGGGTTTAAATTATTGCTTGACGGAGAACGTGTCTTAGACATAGATCTTATTCCAGGTTTTCTGCATCGCGGATTCGAGAAAATGATGGAGTATCGTAGATGGGACATGGATCTAGTTTTGTCTGCCCGTGTATGTGTCGAGGATCCTGATCATGTAGAGCTTACATATACCCATGCAATGGAGCAAATATTCGGAATAGAGCCGCCTGAGAAGGCAAAATATGTTAGAGTAATAGTTGCCGAATTCAGTAGATTGGCTAATCATCTTTTATGGATGATGCATTTTGCAGGGCCCATAGCTGCTAGATATGCTACATCATGGGCTATTGCAGCTCGTGAAGAAATACTTAAATGGTTCGACTATGTTGCTGGGCATAGAGTTTATCACCACTATATTTTCCCCGGAGGAATAAGGTGGAATATACCCAGCGACTTCAAGGAGAAAACCCTGAAAGTTTTGAAGGTAATTAAGCCGTTAATAGATGATCTAAGAGATGGTTTCTTCTATCACCCAATATTTGAGAAGAGAGCAAGGGATATGGGTAGATTAAAACCGGGAGATGCTATAAGATTAGGAGCAACAGGTCCTACACTGCGTGGAAGCGGCGTTAAATTCGATTTACGGAAGGCTCTAAAATATGATGCTTATGGAGAAATAGATTTTGAGATTCCAACAGGAGAATATGGAGACTCCTATGATCGTGCCCTCGTTAGACTTAGGGAGATGTATATTAGCATGGAGATCATTAGGCAAGCTGTTGAAAAAATGCCTACAGAGGGGCCATACAGGTATAGACTACCCGCTGCAATACCGACCGGTGAAGGTATAGGTAGGGTTGAGAGCGCTAGGGGAGAATTCCTAGCACACATTCTCCAGAGACCGCCGGGAGCTCATAGGTATTCGAAACCCTTAAATCCCTACCGGATAAAATTCCGTGGACCAACAATGGCTCATTTAACCACTGTGCTAAAACATATTGTTCATAATGAAGAAATAACTGTAGCTGATTTACCTGTTCTTATCGGAAGCTTTGATCCATGTGCTCCAGATATTGATAGGTGA
- a CDS encoding NADH-quinone oxidoreductase subunit C, producing the protein MEIDKELIEKLPDKYKNSFSVEGTDTGKRIEINIEPQDLCKVLPAVKDAGYDHFIGITVIDYPDQNAFELVYLIDSISKNGQLVAIRTKLPRDNPVIDTASFIYPLAYYQEIEAYEFFGIRFNNHDGLRKWILEDNWQGPPPLRKDVDTRDIVLKLYYGGKRYERPVQKRSLGGYSLVEKGGEK; encoded by the coding sequence ATGGAGATTGATAAGGAACTTATAGAGAAGCTGCCGGATAAGTATAAGAATAGTTTCTCAGTCGAAGGCACAGATACAGGTAAACGTATAGAGATAAATATTGAGCCACAAGACTTGTGCAAGGTTCTTCCAGCCGTCAAGGATGCTGGATATGATCATTTCATAGGGATAACTGTGATTGACTATCCTGACCAGAATGCTTTCGAGCTCGTCTACTTAATAGATTCTATATCTAAGAATGGACAATTAGTAGCTATTAGAACAAAATTACCCAGAGATAACCCAGTCATTGATACAGCCTCGTTTATCTATCCATTAGCATATTATCAAGAAATAGAAGCATACGAGTTCTTCGGTATAAGATTCAATAATCATGATGGTCTTCGTAAATGGATTCTGGAAGATAATTGGCAAGGACCGCCGCCTCTGAGAAAAGATGTTGATACAAGAGATATTGTTTTAAAACTCTACTATGGCGGCAAAAGATACGAGAGACCTGTGCAGAAGAGGAGTCTCGGTGGATATAGCTTGGTGGAGAAGGGTGGGGAGAAATGA
- a CDS encoding NADH-quinone oxidoreductase subunit B has protein sequence MSGKKKSKPGFAEWVRSRSIWMIHYCTACGAIELPPNIVAPLDAERWGIMAAPSPRQADVLVVMGYVTKKTLKILMRLYHQMPEPRYVMVGCNCPATGGLYWDSYSTIKAVDEFLPVDVWVPGCMPRAEDWLQGFLRLRKKISEGRIVSPRPVEEPGELEELIYREIEMREKLMAKVRG, from the coding sequence ATGAGTGGAAAGAAAAAATCCAAGCCAGGATTCGCTGAATGGGTTCGGAGCAGGAGTATCTGGATGATACATTACTGTACAGCATGTGGAGCAATAGAGCTACCACCCAATATAGTGGCTCCACTAGATGCTGAAAGATGGGGTATAATGGCTGCACCTTCACCTAGGCAAGCAGATGTTCTAGTAGTAATGGGTTATGTTACAAAGAAGACACTAAAGATTCTAATGAGGCTTTATCATCAAATGCCTGAGCCCCGATATGTTATGGTTGGATGCAACTGTCCAGCAACCGGTGGATTATACTGGGATAGCTATTCAACTATTAAAGCTGTAGATGAATTTTTACCTGTCGATGTATGGGTACCAGGCTGTATGCCTAGAGCAGAGGATTGGCTTCAAGGATTCTTGAGGCTAAGAAAGAAGATCAGTGAAGGCAGAATAGTTAGTCCTAGACCGGTAGAAGAGCCTGGAGAACTCGAAGAACTCATTTATAGAGAGATAGAAATGCGTGAAAAATTAATGGCTAAAGTAAGGGGTTAA
- a CDS encoding proton-conducting transporter membrane subunit, with amino-acid sequence MVYQSAAVTAAALAPLLAVISAFMLPLLSSLLSNKRSLFAFIYSETVFLINAFLTTLVYLYIHGSNNVLIYLFAGFPAPFGIIYEVDTLGAFFGLLVGLVFPLVNIVSYSYLERSSKHNEWYYTLYLGLQAGMLGIAYTGDLFNLFVMLEVMSITAYGLTAYFREKGRPLNAAIKYGLFGAVGSTIYFLAVVFLYSGIGTLAMPDAAAASMGLNYFGETTGLAPNPFPVLTLFAGLAVWALMIESAIFPHHFWLPDAYSSMPSSAAATMAAVAEGIGAYAIIRIIYVIVGIDKVLWLLSLLVILGTVNIIAGGYLMAVSRDAKRIVAYSTILDMGYVMIGIGLATKIGLQSALFYILAHTIVKPLLFIAVGEVEAEYKTTDIDKLEEIGGVDPYISSALLFGGLAVVGIPPLNMFFAKLMLFEAVLDSGIYPLLIVILLGSALAFIGFSRLWFVTIGYRRRSIVGKIARASYSAKALIVLLVLATILTGIFYNYLYEQVLSRIVETMFSNQFRYEYVKAAYDYLSQALLRGG; translated from the coding sequence ATGGTTTATCAATCAGCCGCAGTTACAGCAGCTGCTTTAGCCCCATTACTAGCTGTAATTTCTGCATTTATGCTTCCACTCCTCTCATCCTTGTTGTCTAATAAGAGATCATTATTTGCATTCATCTATTCAGAAACTGTATTTCTAATAAATGCGTTCCTCACAACACTCGTTTACCTATATATACATGGTTCAAACAATGTTCTCATATATTTATTTGCAGGTTTTCCAGCTCCCTTCGGCATAATATATGAGGTAGATACTCTTGGCGCTTTCTTCGGCTTATTAGTTGGCTTAGTCTTTCCATTAGTAAATATTGTCTCATATAGTTATCTTGAGAGAAGCTCTAAGCATAATGAATGGTATTATACCTTGTATCTAGGTTTACAGGCCGGGATGCTTGGAATTGCCTACACAGGTGATCTCTTCAACTTATTCGTAATGTTAGAAGTAATGAGCATTACAGCATATGGTTTAACAGCTTACTTCAGAGAAAAAGGTAGGCCCTTAAACGCTGCTATTAAGTATGGATTATTCGGAGCTGTTGGATCAACTATTTACTTCTTAGCCGTCGTATTTCTGTATAGCGGTATAGGAACTCTAGCTATGCCCGATGCTGCTGCCGCTAGTATGGGTTTGAACTATTTCGGAGAAACCACTGGTTTAGCCCCTAATCCGTTTCCTGTTCTCACATTGTTTGCTGGACTAGCTGTTTGGGCATTAATGATTGAATCTGCTATTTTCCCCCATCATTTCTGGTTGCCAGATGCCTATTCTAGTATGCCCTCCTCGGCTGCTGCAACAATGGCTGCGGTTGCTGAGGGGATAGGGGCATATGCGATTATTAGGATAATATATGTTATTGTAGGAATTGATAAGGTGTTATGGCTCCTCTCCTTGCTAGTAATTCTAGGTACCGTAAATATTATTGCTGGAGGATACTTGATGGCTGTATCTAGGGATGCTAAAAGAATAGTTGCATATAGTACTATTCTCGATATGGGATATGTAATGATCGGCATTGGCTTGGCCACTAAGATCGGGCTACAATCAGCATTATTCTATATTCTTGCACATACAATAGTTAAGCCACTATTATTTATCGCTGTTGGAGAAGTTGAAGCTGAATATAAAACTACAGATATTGATAAATTAGAGGAGATCGGAGGAGTTGACCCATATATTTCTTCTGCGTTATTATTTGGCGGGCTAGCAGTTGTAGGTATACCTCCGCTTAACATGTTCTTTGCAAAACTAATGTTGTTCGAAGCAGTTCTTGATTCGGGAATTTATCCATTACTCATAGTTATCTTATTGGGATCAGCGCTAGCATTCATAGGCTTCTCTAGATTATGGTTTGTAACAATCGGTTATAGGAGGCGCAGTATTGTTGGAAAAATAGCTAGAGCTTCTTACTCTGCGAAAGCATTAATTGTATTGTTGGTTTTAGCAACTATATTAACCGGTATATTCTATAATTACTTATATGAACAAGTATTGTCCCGGATAGTGGAGACAATGTTTTCTAACCAGTTTAGATACGAATATGTTAAAGCTGCTTATGATTATTTATCTCAAGCACTTCTAAGAGGTGGCTAG
- a CDS encoding RNA-protein complex protein Nop10 — translation MRWLMRKCIRCGRYTLNHDRCPYCGGELIVPHPPRFSPEDKYVAYRLEMKIKTGILDLNKIPVYDP, via the coding sequence ATGAGGTGGCTGATGCGTAAATGTATTAGATGCGGTAGATACACCCTCAACCATGATCGTTGCCCATATTGTGGCGGAGAACTTATTGTCCCCCATCCCCCAAGATTTAGTCCAGAAGATAAATATGTTGCTTACAGGTTAGAAATGAAAATAAAAACCGGAATACTCGACCTAAATAAGATTCCTGTATATGATCCCTAA
- a CDS encoding translation initiation factor IF-2 subunit alpha: MPIPRKELPNVGEYVIATVKKIFDYGAYVTLDEYNGLEAYLPWSEVASRWVRNIRDVIRENQKIVVKVIRVNRRRKTVDVSLKKVPENEKRRKVLWWKRYLKASKIVELVAEKIGKSIEDAYREVVWKLEDYYGDPLLGLEEAVIRGPDALREAGIPEEWIKPLYNDALRHVKVKMVKIRGLMFLRSYESDGVERIKKILLSAKEILDKVGDNVKGRIYLLGSPRYVVEITAPDYKEAEKILKEILATTEKLAKELKVEFRFERERK; the protein is encoded by the coding sequence ATGCCTATACCTAGAAAAGAACTGCCAAATGTTGGAGAATATGTTATAGCAACAGTCAAGAAGATCTTTGATTATGGAGCCTATGTTACGCTGGATGAATATAATGGTTTAGAAGCATATTTGCCGTGGAGCGAAGTGGCTTCTAGATGGGTTAGAAATATTCGCGACGTTATACGTGAGAACCAGAAAATAGTTGTTAAAGTTATCAGGGTTAATAGACGCAGGAAAACTGTTGATGTATCGTTAAAGAAGGTTCCCGAAAATGAGAAGAGAAGAAAAGTTCTGTGGTGGAAAAGATACTTGAAAGCATCTAAAATAGTAGAGCTTGTTGCTGAGAAAATAGGTAAGAGCATTGAAGATGCTTATAGAGAGGTTGTGTGGAAACTTGAAGACTATTATGGTGATCCATTATTAGGGCTCGAAGAAGCTGTTATCAGAGGACCAGATGCTCTACGCGAAGCAGGTATTCCAGAAGAATGGATTAAGCCATTATACAATGACGCTCTAAGACATGTTAAAGTGAAAATGGTGAAGATAAGGGGATTAATGTTTTTGAGAAGCTATGAATCAGATGGAGTTGAGAGAATAAAGAAGATATTATTATCAGCTAAGGAAATCCTTGATAAAGTAGGAGATAATGTTAAGGGAAGAATATATCTATTAGGATCTCCACGATACGTTGTAGAGATAACAGCTCCAGATTATAAGGAAGCCGAGAAAATATTAAAGGAAATACTGGCAACTACCGAGAAACTAGCGAAGGAGTTAAAGGTAGAGTTTAGGTTTGAGCGTGAAAGAAAATGA
- a CDS encoding DNA primase small subunit domain-containing protein, with the protein MSRQELNNKFFIKKILREYYSQKPLEEPLYIHKREIAIHSLEDEAYIRHLTFPSITHLYNFILNEKTPLHLYYSSAYYESPSIKKMELKGWTGSDLMFDLDSDHYPGCGKILSICIEENTIYEGKIKKCPKTGSKPVIYPLIKTECIQKAYIDALRIKYILEDELGLKNIKIYFSGNRGFHVKVIDEKIWDLGGDERREIASYISLENFDTNKLFPVVGKRNKYVIITKNEYGIRKRVLDYLIKNNIVNGNKLFIKLPFKILEEIINDLAIPIDIVVTMDISRLSRFGNSINGKSGLITKHVEPREDYMFNTNDFSPWNGSIIVKPLIDVSGLQVFNEKINLKRGVKESFDSKTAVYLALKGIVKIVSDEKLVIKNV; encoded by the coding sequence ATGTCGCGCCAAGAGTTGAATAATAAATTTTTCATCAAAAAAATCCTTAGAGAATATTATTCTCAGAAACCATTAGAGGAACCATTATATATTCATAAGAGAGAAATAGCTATTCATAGTCTCGAGGATGAAGCATATATTAGGCATTTAACTTTTCCCTCAATAACCCATCTATACAATTTTATATTAAATGAGAAAACCCCTTTACACCTCTATTATTCATCAGCATATTATGAATCGCCATCAATTAAGAAAATGGAACTCAAGGGATGGACAGGATCAGATCTAATGTTTGATCTGGACTCCGACCATTATCCGGGATGCGGCAAGATATTATCAATATGTATAGAAGAAAACACAATATATGAGGGAAAAATAAAGAAGTGTCCAAAAACAGGATCTAAACCAGTAATTTACCCATTAATTAAAACAGAATGTATTCAGAAAGCATACATAGACGCATTAAGAATAAAATACATACTAGAAGACGAGCTTGGACTAAAAAATATTAAAATATACTTTTCGGGAAACAGAGGATTCCATGTAAAAGTAATCGACGAAAAAATCTGGGATCTAGGAGGCGATGAAAGACGGGAAATAGCATCATATATTTCACTTGAAAACTTTGATACTAACAAATTATTTCCAGTAGTAGGTAAGAGAAACAAATACGTTATAATCACGAAAAATGAATACGGAATAAGAAAGAGGGTCCTCGACTATTTGATCAAAAATAATATTGTTAATGGAAATAAGTTGTTTATTAAACTCCCCTTTAAAATTCTTGAAGAAATAATCAATGACCTAGCAATACCTATAGACATAGTTGTTACAATGGATATTTCTAGATTATCCAGGTTTGGAAACTCCATAAATGGAAAATCAGGATTAATAACAAAGCATGTAGAGCCAAGAGAGGATTACATGTTTAACACAAATGATTTCTCTCCTTGGAATGGAAGCATAATTGTTAAGCCCCTAATAGATGTTTCCGGCCTACAAGTTTTTAACGAAAAAATTAATTTGAAAAGAGGCGTGAAAGAATCTTTTGATTCTAAAACTGCTGTTTATCTTGCTTTAAAAGGTATTGTAAAAATAGTTAGTGATGAAAAATTGGTGATTAAAAATGTATGA
- a CDS encoding DNA polymerase sliding clamp, with protein sequence MKLRFADARAWRYAMSAIGKIIDEGAYKIQENGIRLRAIDPSRIVMVDFHIPREGLIEYEFDKEETIGVNMEDLTKILRRAVKGDELELQTLEAGRLAVVFLGRGTRMFIIPSLETIAEELPELKIPFTVKAKMLPSTFRDVVKELEPISDAIEFRAIKDEQKIIAKASGDMVEAEIELSVENGALIDFEASEDARAIYTIDYLSDISGASQAAEELAFEFATAVPCKIEYVLPQEGRLIFYVAPRVE encoded by the coding sequence ATGAAGCTTAGATTCGCTGATGCTCGTGCTTGGCGTTATGCTATGAGCGCCATTGGTAAAATAATAGATGAGGGAGCATATAAGATCCAGGAAAACGGTATCAGGCTCCGAGCCATTGATCCATCAAGAATAGTTATGGTTGACTTCCATATCCCACGCGAAGGACTAATAGAATACGAATTCGATAAGGAGGAAACTATAGGAGTTAATATGGAGGATTTAACAAAGATTTTGAGAAGAGCTGTTAAGGGAGACGAGCTAGAGCTTCAAACACTAGAGGCTGGAAGGTTAGCAGTAGTTTTTCTAGGACGTGGAACAAGAATGTTTATAATACCAAGCCTAGAAACAATCGCTGAAGAATTACCCGAGCTAAAAATACCGTTTACAGTTAAAGCTAAAATGCTGCCTTCAACTTTTAGGGATGTGGTTAAGGAATTAGAGCCTATAAGTGATGCCATAGAGTTTAGAGCTATTAAGGATGAACAGAAAATTATAGCGAAAGCCTCAGGGGACATGGTTGAAGCTGAAATAGAGCTAAGTGTTGAAAACGGCGCACTCATAGATTTTGAGGCTTCAGAAGATGCTAGAGCAATATATACCATAGATTACTTATCAGATATCTCCGGAGCATCACAAGCAGCTGAAGAACTAGCATTTGAGTTTGCAACAGCTGTTCCATGTAAAATCGAATATGTTCTTCCACAAGAGGGAAGGTTAATATTCTATGTCGCGCCAAGAGTTGAATAA
- a CDS encoding transcription factor S: MKPVKKGDTYYLVCTRCGYKIKATEKDLKLYRISVKIEHSNKEKTTVVDEEERLRGLPITREVTCPRCGYHEAYYWVVQTRAADEPPTRFYKCRRCGYVWREYE, translated from the coding sequence ATGAAGCCTGTAAAGAAGGGAGACACGTATTATCTAGTATGTACAAGATGCGGATATAAAATAAAAGCTACAGAGAAAGATCTAAAACTTTACCGTATATCCGTCAAAATCGAGCATAGCAATAAGGAGAAAACAACCGTCGTGGATGAGGAGGAACGTTTACGGGGACTACCTATTACTAGAGAAGTAACTTGTCCGAGGTGCGGTTACCATGAAGCATATTATTGGGTAGTTCAAACAAGAGCTGCTGACGAACCACCCACAAGATTCTATAAGTGTAGAAGATGTGGTTATGTCTGGAGGGAATATGAATGA
- a CDS encoding DNA-directed RNA polymerase subunit L gives MELKVLKKTDTEIIIEIIGEDDTLGNLIAKEAMKHPKVVYASYRIPHPLQNKLEIMIDVEPGADINEVLLEITENIRKFLREFKKEVEEKL, from the coding sequence ATGGAGCTTAAAGTATTAAAGAAAACCGATACAGAAATTATTATCGAGATTATAGGGGAAGATGATACTCTTGGAAACCTAATTGCTAAAGAAGCAATGAAGCATCCCAAAGTAGTATATGCTTCTTATAGGATCCCTCACCCACTACAAAACAAGCTTGAAATAATGATTGATGTAGAACCAGGGGCTGACATCAATGAAGTATTGCTTGAAATAACCGAGAATATACGTAAGTTTTTGAGAGAATTCAAAAAAGAAGTCGAGGAAAAACTATGA
- a CDS encoding DUF2067 family protein, whose amino-acid sequence MPLTKRFFHIPCKGDECFKLAELIREKAPQVELVEINITDTGLYIEMYGYRTDIRNAWEYIRRLVSSAKASEQYSKKGTRRIKIEYLVEKKKKTFSPVLLSEILKHKGFKADLSDYKDEIITDAPLEVIEELIDNIWDVIEKIKYDVRGTTTKYFLTAASILTDMDPQEVIMKAYSIGLLFKDEDEKYRLGKEWRRAISEFLNKVMTK is encoded by the coding sequence ATGCCTCTCACTAAAAGATTCTTCCATATTCCATGCAAAGGCGATGAATGCTTTAAACTAGCAGAACTTATACGTGAAAAAGCTCCACAAGTAGAACTTGTAGAGATCAATATTACCGATACAGGCTTATATATAGAAATGTACGGGTATAGAACAGATATCAGGAATGCATGGGAATACATACGTAGACTCGTTTCATCAGCAAAAGCATCGGAACAATATAGTAAAAAGGGTACTAGGAGAATTAAGATCGAATATTTAGTGGAGAAGAAAAAGAAAACATTTTCACCAGTACTCTTATCTGAAATATTAAAGCATAAAGGGTTCAAAGCAGATCTAAGCGATTACAAAGACGAAATAATCACTGATGCACCACTAGAGGTAATAGAGGAATTAATAGATAATATATGGGATGTTATAGAGAAGATCAAGTATGATGTTCGTGGAACAACGACAAAATACTTCTTAACGGCTGCTTCTATTCTCACAGATATGGATCCTCAAGAAGTTATTATGAAGGCTTATAGTATCGGCTTATTATTTAAAGATGAAGATGAAAAATATAGGTTGGGAAAGGAGTGGAGAAGAGCTATAAGCGAGTTTCTTAATAAGGTAATGACTAAGTAA
- a CDS encoding exosome complex RNA-binding protein Csl4, whose protein sequence is MEKIRQGILVLPGDVLGVEEEYFPGQGVYVNGKGYLRSQLVGRVLIDIVKRTTNVRSVHGKPYVPKVGDIVEGIVSSVSEDLAFIDIYATEEKPTRTTSFTGILHISQASSEYIETMYDAMRIGDIVRARVINNNHPFQLTTKEPGLGVIAAFCTKCGSPLRKQDDKLVCPVCGNVEKRKISASYVFR, encoded by the coding sequence ATGGAGAAAATTAGGCAAGGAATACTAGTATTACCCGGAGATGTATTAGGAGTAGAAGAGGAATATTTTCCGGGACAAGGAGTTTATGTGAATGGTAAGGGATATCTACGATCCCAACTAGTTGGCAGGGTATTAATAGACATTGTTAAGAGAACAACAAATGTTAGGAGTGTTCATGGTAAACCATATGTTCCAAAAGTAGGCGATATAGTTGAAGGAATCGTATCAAGCGTATCAGAAGATTTAGCCTTTATCGATATATATGCTACAGAAGAGAAACCCACGAGAACAACTAGTTTTACAGGCATTCTCCACATATCACAGGCTAGTTCAGAATATATTGAAACAATGTATGATGCAATGAGAATAGGAGATATTGTCAGAGCACGAGTAATAAATAATAATCATCCATTCCAATTAACAACTAAGGAGCCAGGACTAGGAGTAATCGCGGCTTTCTGTACAAAATGCGGATCACCATTAAGGAAACAAGATGATAAACTCGTATGTCCTGTATGCGGAAATGTTGAAAAAAGAAAAATTAGTGCATCATATGTTTTTCGGTGA